In Salvelinus namaycush isolate Seneca unplaced genomic scaffold, SaNama_1.0 Scaffold40, whole genome shotgun sequence, the DNA window ATACAACCTGGTGagagacacaccaacacacacacacactctctcgctgtctctctttctctctctttctctctctctctctctctctctctctctctctctctctctctctctctctctctctctctctctctctctctctctctctctctctctctctctctctctctctctctctctctctctctctctctctctcaataacaGAGTAGGTCAGCTGTCAGTCATCATCCTGTCTCAGCGATTACTCATCCTGACATTTAGCAGCTCTGACATTGCCTGGCAGGCCtttgaacacacacaccactcacacacacacacacacacaccactcagacacacacacacacacacacacacaccactcagacacacacacacacacacacacacacacacacacacacacacaccactcagacacacacacacacacacacacacacacacacacacacacacacacacaccactcagacATGGCTTTCTTGGCACGCTCTTATAACAAATGTTATTTCCTTCAACCTGACATtccatctccccccccccccccccctctctctatgtagGAGATCGTAGATAAGGATGGACAGAGTAAAGTCCTCTCTTTCACTGTCCCCTCCCTCTCCAAACCCTCAGTTTACCACGAGGTAAGTACAAGTCAGTCTTTCTCTATGAACAGTAGTGTGTGGATAGAGACGACCAACTGTTCAGTCTTCCCCAGATGAAAGTGTTTCTAATCCATGACTCGAAACGTTCTATGAATCAAGTTATTAATATGAATAAACCCCTCCCCCAGCCCTCCCACATTGGCTCCCTGGCGTTGACTGAAGGGGCTTTAGCCAATCACGGGCTGAGTAGAGTGGTGTACAGCGggcctcacctacagagagaaacATTCACTGCTCAGAACaggtcagagacagagagctatgGTTGAGTTGGAACTCGACTGCTGTGTGCTACATTTCTTTCATGACTAATTGACTGTTGTGTAACAGTTCTTGGTTTGTGTTAATGTTgcattttgtatgtgtgtgtgtggttttactATTGTTGTGGGGACAAAACAAGGTCAATTCGGACAAGGGGGACATTTCGCCGGTCCCCACAAGGGAAAAAGCCTGTTTTAGGTTTAGGGGTTGGAAATAAAGTTAGTGAGGAGTTATGGGTTAGTGAttagggaaaatatgatttttaatgggaataaatgttttggtcgccacaaggatagtaaaacaaacgtgtgtgtgtgtgtgtgtgtgtgtgtgtgtgtgtgtgtaggttcgAGGTGCTGACCTTCCTGCTGTTGAGTTACAATGCGTCCCTCAGTTacatgtcctcctcctctctgcagTCCCTCTGCCAGCTCAGCTCCAGGTAACACACAGATAATACTTCATGACCCTGTGCTGTTCTGCCATCAGGGAAAGTCCATTctcaacacacactcacatgcgtacacacacacacacacacacacacacacacacacacacacacacacacatgccagcATCCGCTCAACTGATCCTCTTTAAGACTTGAGCGTGGAACTGAGCCAAGATACTACCACTTCCTAGAGAGGCTAGGACACACAGATCTCTCTGTGAGGGCTACTTCATCTGCTGGCAgtgtgttgaacactgagctaaAGCCACTCAGAGAGGTGATTGGCTCACTACAGTTCTACTGGAAAAGAACATGAATGCTGGCACCACTGTGGCCTTTAGGAACAGGGCTGCTTGAGGTTAATACATTTAGACACAAGTAAGAGACTTCCTTGTCCCAAACACTACGTTTGCTTGCAAAACCTGCCAAAACATAGCAGTATAGCTCGACTGGTATGgatttttcaaatcatagtgcTCTTTTATAAAACAAAATACGCTGGCTGACACATTTCTCAAAGCTTGTCCTTTGTGTTTCGGTTGGTTGACTCTGTTCTCTGTACTGTGATTGGTTGACTGTATTGTCTGCCCTGTGATTTGGTTAACAGGGTGTGTATCTGTGGTTTCCCACGACAACATTTGAGGAGGTATAAAGGCATCAGCTCTCGTCTGACCGTCACTTCTGAGTTCCTGGTTCAACTCGTCACTGGGATACACTACGCActgtgagaacacacacaccagaggaggctggtgggaagagctataggaggacgggctcattgtaatggctgaaatAGAATAAATAAAACGGCATCAAACATATgaaaaccacatgtttgactctgttccattcattacaatgagcccatcctcctatagctccccccaccagcctcctctgatacaCACTagccctaacctctgacccctgatTTTAACCTTGACCcggaccctgtgtgtgtgtgtgtgtgtgtgtgttccaggtgtaATGGGGAGATGGACCTGGGTTCCAAGGCGCTGGATGATGTTCTGTACCGAGCTCAGCTAGAATTGTTCCCTGAAGCTCTACTGGTGGGtgacatctctctcacacacacacacacacacacacacacgccggtGTGTGCCAGGACACTGACCTCTCCCATGGTGTGTGGGGTGCCAGTAATCCCAGTAGATTATTCAATGTTGAGACATTGAGATGTTAATCTTGAAGGCTGCTGCCGTGTCTCACAGCTTCACAGCAGGCAGCGGTTGATCAACAGTCCCGTTGTCAATGCCTAACATTGTGTGTTTAGGTGGGTAATGCCATCAAGTCCTCCCAACAGTGTGCAGCGCTAAAGTCTGGCGCTAGTAAAGAAGGAACTCGCATCATTCAGGTGGAGATGACCCCTACTTCGTCTAGGTATGTTATGTATAAATTCTATCGACACCGTTTTCATGGTTCATCTATAGGTATAGTTTCGTAGATTCATCTTTTTTTGTGTGGACATTTGAATATATTGGATTTTGACATTGCATTCCATAACGGTAGCATGTGCCACGTTAGATCAATATTGTTTTCTGATGGGTGATGATTTTAAATGACGTTTCCTGTTTACCTGTTTTGAACTACTAATAATTGCCCCTCAATGTGCATTCCGTCCTGTAGGATCTCACGGAACGCAGTCACATCACTCTCTATCAGAGGACACCGCTGGAAACGACATGGTAAgatacaatcacacacacatgcacacaaacaggACTGGGTTTAGGAACACTATCCTAGTCTCAGTAGGGTATCTGACCTATTCTCTGTAGCTTGTCTAGTGATTTAAAGACattagtctgtctgtctctgtagtggCCTGTCTGTAGGACAATTACTGACTACTAATGAAAGGTTATCAGTTCCAGACCCTTCCCATCCACGCAGCTCGACTGACTACTGTTAGGTTCGTCTTTTTCTGAGTAAATAACTCAAGGACACGAGAGAAGCTTAAcaaagtttaattcttcccaaagggtcgttacagctgtaattcacacaagcactgatatgtAACCCTTTCTCCTAGGCTGTCTCCTCCTCCACAACCGAACAgtcaatacatctctgttgctagacagaaccttagaatctgttcttcctcacttcatctgacctgacctctaccccaaagtgttcactcctccccaactcaaggctgtcatggttattgataccagactgtgtctcttctcctcccaagTATCCCTGATgactaacaataacatatcctgacgtaatgtaaacgttatacatacCCTCTCCCCCTCAGTGAGTGACATATCCTGACGTAATGTTAACGTTATGTATTACCCTCTCACCCTCAGTGAGTGACATATCCTGACGTAATGTTAACGTTATGTATTACCCTCTCACCCTCAGTGagtgacatatcctgacataatgttaACGTTATGTATTACCCTCTCCCCCTCAGTGAGTGACATATCCTGACGTAATGTTAACGTTATGTATTACCCTCTCACCCTCAGTGagtgacatatcctgacataatgttaacgttatacattaccctctcccCCTCAGTGAGTGACATATCCTGACGTAATGTTAACGTTATGTATTACCCTCTCACCCTCAGTGagtgacatatcctgacataatgttaACGTTATGTATTACCCTCTCCCCCTCAGTGAGTGACATATCCTGACGTAATGTTAACGTTATGTATTACCCTCTCACCCTCAGTGagtgacatatcctgacataatgttaacgttatacattaccctctcaccctcagtgagtgacatatcctgacgtaatgtaaacgttatacattaccctctcacCCTCAGTGAGTGACATATCCTGACGTAATGTTAACGTTATGTATTACCCTCTCACCCTCAGTGagtgacatatcctgacataatgttaACGTTATGTATTACCCTCTCCCCCTCAGTGAGTGACATATCCTGACGTAATGTTAACGTTATGTATTACCCTCACCCTCAGTGagtgacatatcctgacataatgttaacgttatacattaccctctcaccctcagtgagtgacatatcctgacgtaatgtaaacgttatacattaccctctcacCCTCAGTGAGTGACATATCCTGACGTAATGTtaacgttatacattaccctctcaccctcagtgagtgacatatcctgacgtaatgtaaacgttatacattaccctctcacCCTCAGTGAGTGACATATCCTGACGTAATGTTAACGTTATGTATTACCCTCACCCTCAGTGagtgacatatcc includes these proteins:
- the LOC120041047 gene encoding hyccin-like isoform X1 is translated as MLAMNQGVVEEWLSEYKTLPDSAVSSYAASLKEKGSLVPALYKVIRENYSDLLEPVCHQLFEFYRSGELWLQRFVLQFLPELLWSLLLAPSAARDPHTSGCIEALLLGIYNLEIVDKDGQSKVLSFTVPSLSKPSVYHEPSHIGSLALTEGALANHGLSRVVYSGPHLQRETFTAQNRFEVLTFLLLSYNASLSYMSSSSLQSLCQLSSRVCICGFPRQHLRRYKGISSRLTVTSEFLVQLVTGIHYALCNGEMDLGSKALDDVLYRAQLELFPEALLVGNAIKSSQQCAALKSGASKEGTRIIQVEMTPTSSRISRNAVTSLSIRGHRWKRHESQEVSVDSDLAAPGGQGSSIPEISVTMPNGDSLRPRDPRPLTQPEPEPLGSASEVSPTHDLSLRGQEVRRQKSVRRLVDEGSGPASAGRAQH